The Patagioenas fasciata isolate bPatFas1 chromosome 35, bPatFas1.hap1, whole genome shotgun sequence genome has a window encoding:
- the AKT1S1 gene encoding proline-rich AKT1 substrate 1: protein MWAAPMGDAQRERWAALVAAAEGYRGATGAEVVLLTAWGGPGGPRAYAHHGPGPLGAAARRFLPDIAAAHRALAGTPPALPPEPPREPAGSSPSPPRGDRGGRRGGAAPSDVTGLFLMDEDEEPSAESDPESPDESSPGEEAPAPPPPPPGPLYARSLPVSVPTWSLRGPPPGHPSPHRASPDLERIAASMRALLLRGGGDGTEMFGDLPRPRLLAGDPQ from the exons ATGTGGGCGGCCCCTATGGGCGACGCGCAGCGGGAGCGCTGGGCCGCGCTGGTGGCGGCGGCCGAGGGCTACCGGGGGGCCACCGGCGCCGAGGTGGTGCTGCTGACGGcctgggggggcccgggggggccccGCGCCTACGCGCACCACGGGCCCGGGCCGCtgggcgccgccgcccgccgcttcCTGCCCGACATCGCGGCCGCGCACCGGGCCCtggcggggacccccccggcgctgccgcccgAGCCGCCGCGGGAACCGGCGgggagctcccccagccccccccgcgGCGACAGGGGCgggcggaggggcggggccgcgccCAGTGACGTCACCG ggctgTTCCTGATGGACGAGGATGAGGAGCCCAGTGCAGAGTCCGACCCCGAGAGCCCCGACG agagCAGCCCCGGGGAGGAggccccggcgccccccccgcccccccccgggccCCTGTACGCGCGGAGCCTGCCCGTGAGCGTCCCCACGTGGAGCCTGCGGGGACCCCCCCCCGGACACCCCTCCCCCCACAGG GCGTCCCCCGACCTGGAGCGCATCGCGGCCTCCATGCGGGCGCTGCTGCTGCGGGGGGGCGGCGACGGCACCGAGATGTTCGGGGACCTCCCCCGCCCCCGCCTGCTGGCCggggacccccagtga